One Candidatus Tanganyikabacteria bacterium DNA segment encodes these proteins:
- a CDS encoding DUF4062 domain-containing protein, translated as MEPGAQRQVRVFVSSTFRDMQGERDELVKRVFPAIRKRCESRGVAFSEVDLRWGVTDEQKAEGQVLPICLAEIRRCHPYFIGLLGERYGWVPDELPGDLLASEAWLAEAHGRSVTELEILYGVLNDPDMADHCFFYFADPAAKAGDAEPELAAREKLAALKARLRDQSLPLREGYRDPRELGAWVLADFEALIDRLFPAEEAPDSLAREAAVHEAYLASRARVYVPRADLFALLDAHVAGDGPPVAVLGASGTGKSALLANWALGLRAAGTQVPVIAHFAGASAQSADWTVLCRHVIASLARAFGLGLAPPDDPLALREALRDALWRAAAHGRYVLVLDGLNQLEDRDGAPDLVWLPVDLPREARLVASTLPGRALDEAGRRGWSGLVVEALAPPERERLVHDYLARFAKALSGDRTAALAAAGQTANPLYLRVVLDELRQHGSHETLDAVIADLLAAPDVPELYQRVLARWEADYQEGRPGLVRDAMSLLWAARRGLAEAELRDLLGSAGAPLPQAAWSPLFLAADEALLNRSGLLGFAHDYLRQAVEARYLGRPEDRRDAHLRLADYFASRPFEGRAVEELPWQLAEAGDHTRLAALLADPASLEVLFEGREHEVKRYWARIRTESDLSLPAAYADLVAGAPAPPAHVWRIATLLADMGHPGEGLELRRRLVAEYRLSGDAAALQAAAGNLALSLMAAGDLAEAEALFGEQEALCREIGHDAGLQAALGYRSMAARARGDLAGALFLLEQQEAICRAIGLADGLQACLGTQALVFRELGDLDRALALLGEQERLCRQLDLQQGLQAALGNTALVLRMLGDLRGALDLHAREERLCRELGNRQALQACLGNQGIVRRMLGETYAALRLHAEEERICRDLGYKEGLKASLGNQALLHAALGDHERALAFHAAEEALCRELSSPLGLQASLGNQSLVRLERGEVDLALGLAAEQARICEDFGFKEGLSCALDNLGQILAARGDRAEALAYFGAALRLAEELGLRDGVAESYGNQAQVWLAQGEYEAALALLERQEAICREVGLSEGLCKALWRQGEALATLGRGSEARFLLEEAAELAAAHSLGRLEPRIRDALGSLA; from the coding sequence ATGGAACCCGGAGCACAGCGGCAAGTACGGGTCTTCGTGTCCTCGACCTTCCGCGACATGCAGGGCGAGCGCGACGAACTGGTCAAGCGCGTGTTTCCGGCGATCCGGAAGCGCTGCGAGTCCCGCGGCGTCGCTTTCAGCGAGGTCGACCTCCGCTGGGGGGTGACCGACGAGCAAAAGGCCGAGGGGCAGGTCCTGCCCATCTGCCTGGCCGAGATCCGGCGCTGCCACCCCTACTTCATCGGCCTGCTGGGGGAGCGCTACGGGTGGGTTCCGGACGAACTGCCCGGGGACCTGCTCGCCTCCGAGGCCTGGCTGGCCGAGGCGCACGGCCGGTCGGTCACCGAGCTGGAGATCCTCTACGGCGTCCTCAACGACCCGGACATGGCCGACCACTGCTTCTTCTACTTCGCGGATCCCGCCGCCAAGGCCGGCGACGCCGAGCCCGAACTGGCGGCGCGGGAGAAGCTCGCGGCCTTGAAGGCGAGGCTACGCGACCAGTCACTTCCCTTGCGCGAGGGCTACCGCGACCCGCGTGAGCTGGGCGCTTGGGTGCTCGCCGACTTCGAGGCGCTGATCGATCGCCTCTTTCCGGCCGAGGAGGCCCCGGACTCCCTGGCCCGGGAGGCCGCCGTTCACGAAGCCTACCTGGCCAGCCGCGCCAGGGTGTACGTGCCGCGAGCGGATCTCTTCGCGCTGCTGGACGCACACGTGGCGGGCGACGGCCCGCCCGTGGCGGTGCTCGGCGCGTCCGGCACGGGGAAGTCGGCCCTCCTGGCCAACTGGGCGCTGGGGCTGCGCGCCGCCGGAACGCAGGTGCCGGTGATCGCCCACTTCGCCGGCGCGAGCGCGCAGAGTGCCGACTGGACGGTGCTCTGCCGGCACGTCATCGCGTCGCTGGCGCGGGCGTTCGGGCTGGGGCTCGCACCGCCGGACGATCCGCTCGCCCTGCGGGAAGCGCTCCGAGACGCGCTCTGGCGGGCGGCGGCACATGGCCGCTACGTGCTCGTCCTGGACGGCCTGAACCAGCTCGAGGACAGGGACGGGGCCCCCGACCTGGTCTGGCTCCCCGTCGACTTGCCGCGCGAGGCGCGCCTGGTGGCCTCGACGTTGCCGGGGCGCGCCCTGGACGAGGCGGGTCGTCGCGGCTGGTCGGGACTGGTCGTCGAGGCGCTCGCACCGCCTGAGCGCGAGCGCCTGGTCCACGACTACCTGGCGCGCTTCGCCAAGGCGCTCTCGGGGGATCGGACGGCCGCCCTGGCGGCCGCCGGCCAGACCGCCAACCCGCTGTACCTGCGCGTCGTGCTGGACGAGTTGCGGCAGCACGGCAGCCACGAAACCCTCGACGCCGTCATCGCCGACCTCCTGGCCGCCCCCGACGTGCCGGAACTCTATCAGCGCGTGCTCGCCCGCTGGGAGGCCGACTACCAGGAGGGACGCCCGGGCCTGGTTCGCGACGCGATGTCCCTGCTCTGGGCGGCACGCCGCGGCCTGGCGGAGGCCGAACTGCGCGATCTGCTGGGCAGCGCCGGCGCGCCCCTCCCGCAGGCCGCCTGGAGCCCGCTCTTCCTGGCGGCCGACGAGGCCCTCCTCAACCGGTCCGGCCTGCTGGGGTTCGCGCATGACTACCTCAGGCAGGCGGTCGAGGCGCGGTACCTCGGCCGGCCGGAAGATCGGCGGGACGCCCATCTGCGCCTGGCGGACTACTTCGCCTCGCGGCCCTTCGAAGGGCGGGCGGTCGAGGAACTGCCCTGGCAACTGGCCGAAGCCGGCGACCATACCCGGCTGGCGGCGCTGCTCGCCGATCCGGCGAGCCTGGAGGTGCTCTTCGAAGGCCGGGAGCACGAAGTCAAGCGCTACTGGGCGCGAATTCGCACCGAATCGGACCTGTCCCTGCCCGCCGCGTACGCCGATCTCGTCGCCGGGGCCCCGGCGCCGCCCGCCCATGTCTGGCGCATCGCCACGCTGCTCGCCGACATGGGCCATCCGGGCGAGGGCCTGGAACTGCGCCGCAGGCTGGTAGCGGAGTACCGGCTGTCGGGCGATGCCGCGGCGCTGCAGGCTGCGGCGGGCAACCTGGCTCTGAGCCTCATGGCGGCCGGGGACCTGGCGGAGGCCGAGGCGCTGTTCGGCGAGCAGGAGGCGCTCTGCCGGGAGATCGGGCACGACGCGGGCCTGCAGGCGGCCCTGGGCTACCGCTCGATGGCGGCGCGAGCCCGCGGCGACCTGGCCGGCGCCCTGTTCCTCCTCGAGCAGCAGGAGGCCATCTGCCGGGCGATCGGCCTGGCCGATGGCCTCCAGGCCTGCCTTGGCACCCAGGCCCTGGTGTTCCGGGAACTCGGCGACCTCGACCGGGCGCTGGCGCTGCTCGGCGAGCAGGAACGCCTGTGCCGCCAGCTAGACCTGCAGCAGGGCTTGCAGGCCGCCCTGGGCAACACGGCCCTGGTCCTGCGCATGCTGGGCGATCTGCGCGGCGCCCTCGACCTGCATGCCCGGGAGGAGCGATTGTGCCGCGAGCTGGGGAATCGCCAGGCCCTCCAGGCCTGCCTGGGGAACCAGGGCATCGTCCGGCGGATGCTCGGGGAGACCTACGCGGCATTGCGGCTGCACGCCGAGGAGGAGCGAATCTGCCGGGACCTGGGCTACAAGGAGGGGCTCAAGGCCTCGCTGGGCAACCAGGCGCTCCTTCACGCGGCCCTGGGCGACCACGAGCGGGCGCTGGCGTTTCATGCCGCCGAAGAGGCGCTGTGCCGGGAGCTCTCCAGTCCCCTCGGCCTGCAGGCCTCGCTCGGCAACCAGTCGCTGGTGCGCCTGGAACGGGGCGAGGTGGACCTGGCGCTGGGCCTGGCGGCCGAGCAGGCCCGCATCTGCGAGGACTTCGGCTTCAAGGAAGGGCTGTCCTGCGCCCTCGACAACCTGGGGCAGATCCTGGCGGCGCGGGGCGATCGCGCCGAGGCGCTCGCGTACTTCGGGGCCGCGCTTCGCCTGGCCGAAGAGCTTGGCCTCCGGGACGGCGTGGCCGAATCGTACGGCAATCAAGCCCAGGTCTGGCTGGCGCAGGGCGAGTACGAGGCGGCCCTGGCCCTGCTCGAGCGCCAGGAGGCGATATGCCGAGAAGTCGGCCTGTCGGAAGGCCTTTGCAAGGCATTGTGGCGGCAAGGAGAGGCACTGGCCACTCTGGGCCGCGGCAGCGAGGCTCGCTTCCTGCTCGAGGAGGCCGCCGAACTCGCCGCCGCCCACTCCCTC